In Luteimonas sp. MC1750, the following proteins share a genomic window:
- a CDS encoding cyanophycinase produces the protein MPSKPVNGEQRGWIIPIGGAEDKDTNPRILSRFVELSGGDDADIVVIPTASRLKDSGLNYEALFREMGVAEVEVMDFDTRRDAQEPNRVRRLAEASGIFFTGGNQLRLSTILGGTDIARTVRSANARGVTVAGTSAGAGILSEHMIAFGKEGSSPRASSVRLAPGLGLTNRFIIDQHFRQRDRLGRLTAALAYNPFAIGIGLDEDTAAFISPDDTLEVEGSGAVTVVDAHDLQFSSMAHADEDEPVCMLGLGVHILIAGATFNLHTRRASAGRLATRKT, from the coding sequence ATGCCAAGCAAACCCGTCAACGGGGAGCAACGCGGCTGGATCATCCCGATCGGCGGTGCCGAGGACAAGGACACCAACCCGCGCATCCTGTCGCGCTTCGTCGAACTCAGCGGCGGCGATGACGCCGACATCGTGGTGATCCCGACCGCCAGCCGACTCAAGGACAGCGGGCTCAACTACGAGGCGCTGTTCCGCGAGATGGGCGTGGCCGAGGTCGAGGTGATGGATTTCGACACCCGCCGCGACGCGCAGGAACCAAACCGCGTGCGGCGCCTGGCCGAAGCCAGCGGCATCTTCTTCACCGGCGGCAACCAGCTGCGGCTGTCGACGATCCTCGGCGGCACCGATATCGCGCGCACGGTGCGTTCGGCCAACGCCCGCGGCGTCACCGTGGCCGGCACCAGCGCCGGCGCCGGGATCCTCAGCGAGCACATGATCGCGTTCGGCAAGGAGGGCTCGTCGCCCAGGGCCAGCAGCGTGCGCCTCGCGCCCGGGCTGGGGCTGACCAACCGCTTCATCATCGACCAGCATTTCCGCCAGCGCGACCGCCTCGGCCGCCTGACCGCCGCGCTGGCCTACAACCCGTTCGCGATCGGCATCGGCCTGGACGAGGACACCGCGGCCTTCATCTCGCCCGACGACACGCTGGAGGTCGAAGGCAGCGGCGCGGTGACCGTGGTCGATGCCCACGACCTGCAGTTCTCCTCGATGGCCCACGCCGACGAGGACGAGCCGGTGTGCATGCTCGGCCTGGGCGTGCACATCCTCATCGCCGGGGCCACCTTCAACCTGCACACGCGGCGCGCGTCCGCCGGACGACTCGCCACCCGAAAGACCTGA
- the iadA gene encoding beta-aspartyl-peptidase, which produces MMLVRNADVYAPAPLGRHDLLVGGGKVLWMGADAAALPPGFAATVVDLAGARLVPGFIDGHVHVTGGGGEAGFASRVPAPMLSRYTRGGVTTVVGLLGTDDVARGTRELVAAINGLREEGLSAWGHAGGYHLPPATITGSLRADLAFIDCLIGVGELAISDHRSSQPTLDELLRIASETHVAGLMTGKAGIVHLHLGDGARGLELVRRALDQSELPPRVFNPTHVNRRRALFDEAIELARRGCCIDITAFPVADGEDAWSAADALVRYLDSGAPRGRVTVSSDAGGCLPCFDEQGRVCSMDVGHSGALIETLRELLARGVALEDALPAFTCNVADLLRLPGKGRIAVGADADLVALDADGAISDVFAMGLPHLRQGAVVRRGTFETQDT; this is translated from the coding sequence ATGATGCTGGTCCGCAACGCGGACGTGTACGCCCCCGCGCCGCTTGGCCGGCACGACCTCCTGGTGGGGGGCGGCAAGGTGCTGTGGATGGGCGCGGACGCGGCGGCGCTGCCCCCGGGCTTCGCTGCGACCGTCGTCGACCTCGCAGGCGCGCGCCTGGTGCCCGGTTTCATCGATGGCCACGTGCACGTGACCGGCGGCGGCGGCGAGGCCGGTTTCGCCAGCCGCGTGCCGGCGCCGATGCTGTCGCGCTACACCCGCGGCGGCGTGACCACGGTGGTCGGCCTGCTCGGCACCGACGACGTCGCCCGCGGCACGCGCGAGCTGGTCGCCGCCATCAACGGCTTGCGCGAGGAAGGCCTGTCGGCCTGGGGCCATGCCGGCGGCTACCACCTGCCGCCGGCGACGATCACCGGCAGCCTGCGCGCGGACCTCGCCTTCATCGACTGCCTCATCGGCGTGGGCGAGCTGGCGATCAGCGACCACCGCTCCAGCCAGCCGACGCTCGACGAACTGCTGCGCATCGCCTCCGAGACCCACGTGGCCGGGCTGATGACCGGCAAGGCCGGCATCGTCCACCTGCACCTGGGCGATGGCGCCCGTGGACTGGAGCTGGTGCGCCGCGCGCTCGACCAGAGCGAGCTGCCGCCGCGCGTGTTCAACCCGACCCATGTCAACCGGCGGCGTGCGTTGTTCGACGAAGCGATCGAGCTCGCACGGCGCGGCTGCTGCATCGACATCACGGCCTTCCCGGTGGCCGACGGCGAGGACGCCTGGAGCGCGGCCGACGCGCTGGTCCGCTATCTCGACAGCGGCGCGCCGCGCGGGCGGGTGACCGTCAGCTCCGACGCCGGCGGCTGCCTGCCCTGCTTCGACGAGCAGGGCCGCGTCTGCAGCATGGACGTCGGCCACTCGGGCGCGCTCATCGAGACCCTGCGCGAACTGCTCGCGCGCGGCGTCGCGCTCGAGGACGCGCTGCCGGCATTCACCTGCAATGTCGCCGACCTGCTGCGCCTGCCCGGCAAGGGCCGGATCGCGGTCGGCGCCGACGCCGACCTGGTGGCCCTGGACGCCGACGGCGCGATCAGCGACGTCTTCGCGATGGGCCTCCCGCACCTGCGCCAGGGGGCCGTCGTGCGCCGTGGTACGTTCGAAACGCAAGACACCTGA
- the cphA gene encoding cyanophycin synthetase: MRILERSVYVGPSLHAHFPVIRLLLDLGELEQWPTARLGRGFIDGLVAALPGLAEHGCSYREPGGFVRRMREDEGTWLGHVLEHVAIELQNIAGEDVTFGKTRSVDDRPGVYTVVYEYTQREEGIAAGELAMRLVASLLPESLRPAGSVPDDWAWEEARDGFIRYAQRRALGPSTASLVRAAEERGIPWLRLNERSLVQFGHGRYQQRIQATVTGRTPHIAVELASDKEETNKILGSLGLPVPRQVLVTSQTDALKAARRLGGPVVLKPYNGNHGRGITIDITGDDEIRAAFVAAQEHSRSVIVETFQPGDDHRLLVVDGQLVAATRRTPGHVVGDGRSTVAALLDEVNRDPRRGVGHEKVLTRIELDREAALMMARVGYDEDSVPKDGEVVYLRSTANLSTGGTATDVTDSIHPDNREMAVRAVRAIGLDVGGVDFITPDISESHRRIGGAICEVNAAPGFRMHVAPSEGTARDAAGPVIDMLFPPGSPARVPIAAVTGTNGKTTTARMLAHIAKMAGHTPGLTTTDGVYIDGQRTVEGDMTGPVSARMVLRDPTIDLAVLETARGGLLRAGMGVTEVDVGAVINVQSDHLGLKGIDTLEQLAEIKRIVVEVATGCAVLNADDPNVLRMSGYTKARTICYVTMNPGHPLVREHVRAGGRACALEEGVNGHMITLYDKGSHIPLMWTHLVPATLEGRALHNVQNAMFAASMAFAMGIRLDDIRHGLRTFDTTFFQAPGRMNVFNEHPFKVLFDYAHNAHAVGVMADLAQRLDVEGRRIVVVAGPGDRRDEDIVAIANAVAGRFDHYICRRDDGLRGRDGDEVPNIIARALREAGVADDAISVIPDEQAAIDAGLRMGAPGDLLLVFADALARSWKQITKFRPEGTAEASPRAVLPPPLPGADAVPAFEFEGLVREERGLVFAPDEDSD, translated from the coding sequence ATGCGCATCCTCGAACGCTCCGTCTATGTTGGCCCGTCCCTGCATGCGCACTTCCCGGTGATCCGGCTGCTGCTCGACCTGGGCGAGCTGGAACAGTGGCCCACCGCGCGCCTGGGTCGCGGCTTCATCGACGGCCTGGTCGCGGCGCTGCCCGGACTGGCCGAGCACGGCTGCTCCTATCGCGAACCCGGCGGCTTCGTGCGCCGCATGCGCGAGGACGAGGGCACGTGGCTGGGGCACGTGCTCGAGCACGTGGCGATCGAACTGCAGAACATCGCCGGCGAGGACGTCACCTTCGGCAAGACCCGCAGCGTGGACGACCGGCCCGGCGTCTACACCGTGGTCTACGAATACACCCAGCGCGAGGAAGGCATCGCGGCCGGTGAGCTGGCGATGCGCCTGGTCGCGTCGCTGCTGCCGGAGTCGCTGCGTCCCGCCGGCAGCGTGCCCGACGACTGGGCCTGGGAGGAGGCGCGCGACGGTTTCATCCGCTATGCGCAGCGCCGCGCGCTCGGGCCGTCCACCGCCTCGCTGGTGCGCGCGGCCGAGGAACGCGGGATTCCGTGGCTCAGGCTCAACGAGCGCTCGCTGGTGCAGTTCGGCCACGGCCGCTACCAGCAGCGCATCCAGGCCACGGTCACCGGGCGCACGCCGCACATCGCGGTGGAGCTGGCCAGCGACAAGGAAGAGACCAACAAGATCCTCGGCTCGCTCGGCCTGCCGGTGCCGCGGCAGGTGCTGGTGACCAGCCAGACCGACGCGCTGAAGGCCGCGCGCCGGCTGGGCGGCCCGGTGGTGCTCAAGCCGTACAACGGCAACCACGGCCGTGGCATCACCATCGACATCACCGGCGACGACGAGATCCGCGCCGCCTTCGTCGCCGCGCAGGAGCATTCGCGCTCGGTGATCGTCGAGACCTTCCAGCCCGGCGACGACCACCGCCTGCTGGTGGTCGACGGCCAGCTGGTCGCGGCCACGCGGCGCACGCCCGGGCACGTGGTCGGCGATGGCCGCAGCACCGTCGCCGCGCTGCTCGACGAGGTCAACCGCGACCCGCGCCGCGGCGTCGGCCACGAGAAGGTGCTGACCCGCATCGAACTCGACCGCGAGGCGGCGCTGATGATGGCGCGCGTCGGCTACGACGAGGATTCAGTACCGAAGGACGGCGAAGTCGTCTACCTGCGCTCGACCGCCAACCTGTCGACCGGCGGCACCGCGACCGACGTCACCGACAGCATCCATCCCGACAACCGCGAGATGGCGGTGCGCGCGGTGCGCGCGATCGGCCTGGACGTGGGCGGGGTGGACTTCATCACCCCGGACATCTCGGAAAGCCATCGCCGCATCGGCGGCGCGATCTGCGAGGTCAACGCCGCGCCCGGCTTCCGCATGCACGTGGCGCCCAGCGAGGGCACCGCGCGCGATGCCGCCGGCCCGGTGATCGACATGCTGTTCCCGCCGGGCTCGCCCGCGCGCGTGCCGATCGCCGCGGTGACCGGCACCAACGGCAAGACCACCACCGCGCGCATGCTGGCGCACATCGCCAAGATGGCCGGCCACACGCCGGGCCTGACCACCACCGACGGCGTCTACATCGACGGCCAGCGCACGGTCGAGGGCGACATGACCGGGCCGGTGTCCGCGCGCATGGTGCTGCGCGATCCGACCATCGACCTGGCGGTGCTCGAGACCGCGCGCGGCGGCCTGCTGCGCGCGGGCATGGGCGTGACCGAGGTCGACGTAGGCGCGGTGATCAACGTCCAGTCCGACCACCTGGGGCTCAAGGGCATCGACACCCTGGAACAGCTGGCCGAGATCAAGCGCATCGTGGTCGAGGTGGCCACCGGGTGCGCCGTGCTCAACGCCGATGATCCCAACGTGCTGCGGATGTCGGGCTATACCAAGGCGCGCACCATCTGCTACGTGACCATGAATCCGGGCCACCCGCTGGTACGCGAGCACGTGCGCGCCGGCGGCCGCGCCTGCGCGCTGGAAGAAGGCGTCAACGGGCACATGATCACGCTCTACGACAAGGGCAGCCACATCCCGCTGATGTGGACCCACCTGGTGCCTGCGACGCTGGAGGGCCGGGCGCTGCACAACGTGCAGAACGCGATGTTCGCCGCATCGATGGCCTTCGCGATGGGCATCCGGCTCGATGACATCCGCCACGGCCTGCGCACCTTCGACACCACCTTCTTCCAGGCCCCGGGCCGGATGAACGTGTTCAACGAGCACCCGTTCAAGGTGCTGTTCGACTATGCGCACAACGCGCACGCGGTCGGGGTGATGGCCGACCTCGCGCAGCGGCTGGACGTGGAAGGCCGGCGCATCGTGGTGGTGGCCGGCCCCGGCGACCGCCGCGACGAGGACATCGTGGCGATCGCCAATGCCGTCGCTGGCCGCTTCGACCACTACATCTGCCGGCGCGACGACGGGCTGCGAGGCCGCGACGGCGACGAGGTGCCCAACATCATCGCCCGAGCGCTGCGCGAAGCCGGGGTCGCCGACGACGCGATCTCGGTCATCCCCGACGAACAGGCGGCGATCGACGCCGGCCTGCGCATGGGCGCGCCCGGCGACCTGCTGCTGGTCTTCGCCGATGCGCTGGCGCGCTCCTGGAAGCAGATCACCAAGTTCCGGCCGGAGGGCACCGCCGAGGCATCGCCCAGGGCGGTGCTGCCGCCGCCGCTGCCCGGCGCCGACGCCGTGCCGGCGTTCGAGTTCGAAGGCCTGGTGCGCGAGGAGCGCGGCCTGGTGTTCGCGCCGGACGAGGACAGCGACTGA
- a CDS encoding DUF2231 domain-containing protein, translating into MVSTVPRRYAPAFHPVHALLLGGALTLFLGGLLSDIGYFRTYEIQWNNFASWLIAGGLVVAGAALVCALIGLAPSRRTRGSLIHFVLLLATWIVGFFNALMHARDAWASMPGGLVLSVITVVLAIVATWFAASAPRIGGVA; encoded by the coding sequence ATGGTCTCGACCGTCCCGCGCCGGTATGCACCGGCTTTCCATCCCGTCCATGCGCTGCTCCTCGGCGGTGCACTCACCCTGTTCCTCGGCGGCCTGCTCAGCGACATCGGCTACTTCCGCACCTACGAGATCCAGTGGAACAACTTCGCGTCCTGGCTGATCGCCGGCGGCCTGGTGGTCGCGGGCGCGGCCCTGGTCTGCGCGCTGATCGGCCTCGCGCCCTCGCGCCGGACCCGCGGCTCGCTGATCCACTTCGTGCTGCTGCTGGCGACCTGGATCGTCGGCTTCTTCAACGCGCTGATGCACGCGCGCGACGCCTGGGCCAGCATGCCCGGCGGCCTCGTGCTGTCGGTGATCACCGTGGTCCTTGCCATCGTCGCGACCTGGTTCGCGGCCAGTGCCCCGCGTATCGGAGGTGTTGCATGA
- a CDS encoding Mur ligase family protein yields the protein MSTPPPFDDSRRLTGPNLYFAGTGAVLETGIGAPVAPALLDAWRHAIARARAALDWPEGPTLAREHATGASLAFTAPADALYAATEVNEWAWLSALADAGLETGEPALQPGHAPVGDGEAALRILRAVAAAEQLPRLAALHEAAMVHALPLLLDDEQLSIGMGSGSRTWDNTSLPAPDEVPWEALHAIPVALVTGSNGKTTSVRLLTAIAMAHGWHTANSCTDGLYLDGGLIEEGDYSGPGGARALLRHRQAQAAILETARGGMLRRGLGVERADVALVTNVSPDHFGEYGIHDLDGLAQVKLTVARAIAADGTVVLNADNALLRRHADSVPAQLAWFSCDDDHPLLRQARADGRGSCGVREGRLLLFDGTRSHDLGALSDMPLTLGGLAAHNVQNCAGAALAASRLGIGAETIATVLGRFGRAHGDNPGRLQRWTLGGGIQAWVDYAHNPDGLQHLLELVRRAHVGPGRLHLLLGQAGNRSDAAIAELAATAAAFAPERIVLKDMDGAYMRGRASGAVPGVLRAALLASGIPAHAIAECLDEVAAARMILADARAGDSLVLPVHGSASRARVVALLDDLQGRDWAPGQPLPADPPGA from the coding sequence ATGAGCACCCCGCCGCCGTTCGACGACTCGCGCCGCCTGACCGGGCCCAACCTCTATTTCGCCGGCACCGGCGCGGTGCTGGAGACCGGCATCGGCGCACCGGTCGCGCCCGCGCTGCTCGACGCCTGGCGCCACGCCATCGCCCGCGCACGCGCCGCGCTGGACTGGCCGGAAGGGCCGACCCTCGCGCGTGAACATGCCACCGGCGCGAGCCTGGCCTTCACCGCGCCCGCCGATGCGCTGTATGCCGCCACCGAGGTCAACGAGTGGGCCTGGCTGTCCGCGCTGGCCGACGCCGGCCTCGAGACCGGCGAGCCCGCGCTGCAGCCGGGCCACGCGCCCGTCGGCGACGGGGAGGCGGCCCTGCGCATCCTGCGCGCGGTCGCGGCCGCGGAGCAGCTGCCGCGCCTGGCCGCGCTGCACGAAGCGGCGATGGTGCACGCGCTGCCGCTGCTGCTCGACGACGAACAGCTGTCGATCGGCATGGGCAGCGGCAGCAGGACCTGGGACAACACCAGCCTGCCAGCGCCCGACGAGGTGCCGTGGGAGGCGCTCCACGCCATCCCGGTGGCGCTGGTCACCGGATCCAACGGCAAGACCACCAGCGTCCGCCTGCTGACCGCGATCGCGATGGCCCACGGCTGGCACACCGCCAACAGCTGCACCGACGGCCTGTACCTCGACGGTGGCCTGATCGAGGAAGGCGACTACTCCGGTCCGGGCGGCGCGCGCGCGCTGCTGCGCCACCGGCAGGCGCAGGCAGCGATCCTCGAGACCGCGCGCGGCGGCATGCTGCGCCGCGGCCTGGGCGTCGAGCGCGCCGACGTCGCCTTGGTCACCAACGTCAGCCCCGATCATTTCGGCGAGTACGGCATCCACGACCTCGACGGCCTGGCCCAGGTCAAGCTGACCGTGGCGCGTGCGATCGCCGCCGATGGCACGGTGGTGCTCAACGCCGACAACGCCCTGCTGCGGCGGCACGCGGACTCGGTCCCGGCCCAGCTCGCCTGGTTCTCCTGCGACGACGACCATCCGCTGCTGCGCCAGGCCCGCGCCGACGGACGCGGCAGCTGCGGCGTGCGCGAGGGCCGGCTGCTGCTGTTCGACGGGACCCGTTCGCACGACCTCGGTGCCCTGTCCGACATGCCGCTGACCCTCGGCGGGCTGGCCGCCCACAACGTGCAGAACTGCGCCGGCGCCGCGCTGGCCGCCAGTCGCCTGGGCATCGGCGCGGAGACCATCGCCACCGTGCTCGGCCGCTTCGGCCGCGCGCACGGCGACAACCCCGGGCGCCTGCAGCGCTGGACCCTGGGCGGCGGCATCCAGGCCTGGGTCGACTACGCGCACAATCCCGACGGGCTGCAGCACCTGCTGGAGCTGGTGCGGCGCGCCCACGTCGGGCCCGGCCGCCTGCACCTGCTGCTGGGACAGGCCGGCAACCGTAGCGACGCCGCCATCGCCGAGCTGGCCGCCACCGCGGCGGCCTTCGCCCCGGAGCGCATCGTGCTCAAGGACATGGACGGGGCCTACATGCGCGGGCGCGCCAGCGGCGCGGTCCCCGGCGTGCTGCGCGCGGCCCTGCTCGCCAGCGGCATACCCGCCCACGCCATCGCCGAGTGCCTGGACGAGGTCGCCGCGGCGCGCATGATCCTGGCCGATGCGCGCGCGGGCGACAGCCTGGTCCTGCCGGTGCACGGCAGCGCCAGCCGCGCGCGGGTGGTGGCGCTGCTCGACGACCTGCAGGGCCGGGACTGGGCGCCGGGCCAGCCGCTGCCCGCGGATCCGCCGGGGGCGTAA
- a CDS encoding sorbosone dehydrogenase family protein translates to MKRLSLLAIATSAMVLAACNPDPGPMQYGTDVDLPEPKRGLLPQMVIADPSEWGDQLPVVPEGFEVRAIATGLGIPRQTLVLPNGDILVAEGRGGNAPKLKPKDVIAGPIKAAGTTGVKSGNRLTLLRDADGNGEYEVQTVFAENLNAPYGMALVGNDLYVANQDAVVRFDYQPGMTQASAAEPEVLTLLPSDINHHWTKAMAASADGRFLYVGIGSNSNITERGMTAEQDRAMVWEIDVATGMHRPYATGLRNPTALAIQPGSGQLWAVVNERDEIGPDLVPDYLTSVRDGGFYGWPWAYWGNHVDTRVKPENPEKVAASITPDYSLGAHVASLGVDFSSPVMGPEFADGAFVGMHGSWNRPDPSGYKVVFVPFRNGRPAGDPIDFATGFRDDDGTTRGRPVGVTVDPRGAVIIADDLANIIWRVSRVGGPAVAPAGAVEGSAVPADTAADAEAGASAEGGDAPVAPGTVPGAQR, encoded by the coding sequence ATGAAGCGCCTGAGCCTGCTTGCCATCGCCACGTCGGCCATGGTCCTTGCCGCCTGCAACCCCGATCCGGGCCCGATGCAGTACGGCACCGACGTCGACCTGCCCGAGCCCAAGCGCGGCCTGCTGCCGCAGATGGTGATCGCCGACCCGTCCGAGTGGGGCGATCAGCTGCCGGTGGTGCCCGAGGGCTTCGAGGTGCGCGCCATCGCCACCGGCCTGGGCATCCCGCGCCAGACCCTGGTGCTGCCCAACGGCGACATCCTGGTGGCGGAAGGCCGCGGCGGCAACGCGCCCAAGCTCAAGCCCAAGGACGTGATCGCCGGCCCGATCAAGGCCGCCGGCACCACCGGGGTGAAGAGCGGCAACCGCCTGACCCTGCTGCGCGACGCCGACGGCAACGGCGAGTACGAAGTGCAGACGGTGTTCGCCGAGAACCTCAACGCGCCCTACGGCATGGCCCTGGTCGGCAACGACCTGTACGTGGCCAACCAGGACGCGGTGGTGCGCTTCGACTACCAGCCGGGCATGACCCAGGCCAGCGCCGCCGAACCCGAGGTGCTGACCCTGCTGCCGTCGGACATCAACCACCACTGGACCAAGGCGATGGCGGCCAGCGCCGACGGCCGCTTCCTGTACGTCGGCATCGGCTCCAACAGCAACATCACCGAGCGCGGCATGACCGCCGAGCAGGACCGGGCGATGGTCTGGGAGATCGACGTCGCCACGGGCATGCACCGCCCCTACGCGACCGGCCTGCGCAACCCCACCGCGCTGGCGATCCAGCCGGGCAGCGGCCAGCTCTGGGCCGTGGTCAACGAGCGCGACGAGATCGGTCCCGACCTCGTGCCGGACTACCTCACGTCGGTACGCGACGGCGGCTTCTACGGCTGGCCCTGGGCCTACTGGGGCAACCACGTCGACACCCGCGTGAAGCCCGAGAACCCGGAAAAGGTCGCCGCCTCGATCACGCCCGACTACAGCCTGGGCGCGCACGTGGCCTCGCTGGGCGTCGACTTCTCCAGCCCGGTGATGGGCCCGGAATTCGCCGACGGCGCGTTTGTCGGCATGCACGGCAGCTGGAACCGCCCGGACCCGTCCGGCTATAAGGTGGTGTTCGTGCCGTTCCGCAACGGCCGTCCGGCCGGAGACCCGATCGACTTCGCCACCGGTTTCCGCGATGACGACGGCACCACCCGCGGCCGTCCGGTGGGCGTGACCGTGGATCCGCGCGGCGCGGTGATCATCGCCGACGACCTAGCCAACATCATCTGGCGCGTCTCGCGCGTGGGCGGTCCGGCGGTGGCGCCGGCGGGCGCGGTGGAGGGCTCCGCCGTTCCGGCCGATACCGCTGCGGATGCCGAAGCCGGTGCCAGTGCCGAAGGCGGCGATGCGCCTGTCGCCCCGGGCACCGTCCCGGGCGCGCAGCGCTAG